The proteins below are encoded in one region of Telopea speciosissima isolate NSW1024214 ecotype Mountain lineage chromosome 10, Tspe_v1, whole genome shotgun sequence:
- the LOC122641709 gene encoding cytochrome P450 94A1-like produces MLQLELLPYLLLFILPFFFFVKTCFTYATNHKNSSSSSAIKLPRSYPLLGSTLTISANRDRFNQWVTELLHNSENGTIILERSLGHRQLITTNPLNVQHILKTQFSLYPKGCFSQENLSDFLGSGIFNIDGESWKFQRQISSHAFNTKSLRKFVETVVEDELSDRLLPLLLTTTTQKSVLDLQDILQRFAFDNICKIAFGFDPKYLSPSFPQPETEFAVAFEEATLLTSKRFGAIFPGIWKVKRAFDIGSEKQLRIATSKVREFARSIVREKKRELEEKSSIETEDLLSRILNSGHLDESFVTDMVISFILAGRDTTSAALTWFFWLIFRNPRIENEILKEIIKEKPEGVDHFDEVKDMVYTHAALCESMRLYPPVPSDGKEAASDDVLPDGSVVKKGMQVSYHPYAMGRMESLWGKDWAEFRPERWLDKVEITGKWRFVGRDSYTYAVFQAGPRICLGKEMAFLQMKRVVAGVLRQYRVVPAENGFEPVFISYLTAKMKGGFPVRIEARGGE; encoded by the coding sequence ATGTTACAGCTTGAGCTTCTACCTTACCTTCTCCTTTTcattcttccattcttcttctttgtcaaaACTTGCTTCACTTATGCAACCAATCacaagaactcatcttcatcTTCGGCAATTAAGCTACCCAGATCCTATCCTTTACTAGGTTCAACTCTCACCATATCTGCCAATAGAGATCGATTCAATCAATGGGTAACAGAGCTTCTTCACAACAGTGAAAATGGAACCATCATCCTTGAACGTTCTCTCGGCCATCGTCAACTCATAACTACCAATCCCCTCAATGTCCAACACATCCTTAAGACCCAATTCTCCCTCTACCCAAAAGGCTGTTTCTCTCAAGAGAACCTCTCTGATTTTCTTGGTTCTGGCATCTTCAACATCGATGGTGAAAGCTGGAAGTTTCAGAGACAAATCTCCAGCCATGCATTCAATACCAAATCCCTTCGGAAATTCGTCGAGACAGTGGTCGAAGACGAGCTCTCTGACCGtctccttcctctcctcttgACCACCACCACTCAAAAATCCGTTCTTGATCTGCAAGACATCCTTCAAAGATTCGCATTTGATAATATCTGCAAGATTGCTTTTGGGTTCGACCCTAAGTATCTTTCCCCTTCATTCCCACAACCAGAAACAGAATTTGCAGTCGCATTTGAAGAAGCTACACTATTAACCAGCAAGCGATTTGGTGCAATTTTCCCAGGGATATGGAAGGTGAAAAGGGCATTTGATATTGGGTCTGAGAAGCAGTTGCGAATAGCAACGTCAAAAGTTCGTGAATTCGCAAGGAGTATTGTAAGAGAAAAGAAACGAGAACTAGAAGAGAAATCTTCAATAGAAACAGAGGATCTCCTCTCAAGAATCTTGAATTCCGGCCATTTAGATGAGAGTTTCGTTACAGACATGGTCATAAGCTTTATCTTAGCTGGTCGTGATACTACATCGGCAGCATTGACATGGTTCTTCTGGTTAATTTTCAGGAATCCTCGTATAGAAAATGAGATTTTGAAGGAGATAATAAAGGAGAAACCAGAAGGGGTTGATCATTTCGATGAGGTGAAGGACATGGTATACACCCATGCTGCTCTCTGCGAGAGCATGAGGCTTTACCCGCCAGTCCCTTCCGATGGTAAGGAAGCAGCAAGTGATGATGTGTTGCCAGATGGGTCTGTAGTGAAGAAAGGAATGCAAGTCTCATATCATCCCTATGCGATGGGAAGGATGGAGTCATTGTGGGGCAAAGATTGGGCGGAATTCCGCCCAGAGCGGTGGTTGGACAAAGTGGAGATTACCGGAAAATGGAGGTTTGTGGGAAGGGATTCATACACATATGCAGTCTTTCAAGCAGGGCCAAGGATTTGTTTAGGGAAGGAAATGGCATTCTTGCAGATGAAGAGGGTGGTGGCCGGAGTTCTGAGACAGTATCGGGTGGTGCCGGCGGAGAATGGTTTTGAACcggtttttatctcttatttaacTGCCAAAATGAAAGGTGGTTTCCCTGTGAGGATTGAGGCGAGGGGTGGAGAGTAG